taatgcacaagtaatatattatctatatgtagaaaaaataaaattattttaaaattatctgtaTCAAAGAATTACGCATATttcttcgaaattattttgtactgaGCTAAATGCAATCGACATACTgactgcaaaaataaatagatacgATAAGTGATTGATAAATGATATGactgataaataattaaaaaaaaacattataatgtatatgtagttatccactagatttatttttatatatggcAACATCGACGTTTTTGTTGCAAGATGCCCCAAATTAttagtttaaattttgtattacaacgatctatttgtttgtttaataaCAGCAGTTTGTAATGCTTTCAATTTagtttgagaaatttttattaaaatgaaaaatattctaatgttttatatattgaaatatttttttaaaacgcaCTTTATTCGACTTTATCAAAACGATAGTTATTCGTCattgtacaaatataatttcggcgtttcttaatttaatccaatctaatttaatttaatttaatttaatttaatttaatttaattcggtCACATAAACatatagaatataaagaataattagaaaataaataatcggaCCAAATTTCGAATAAACATTTGTATAAAACCAATAAGGGCatcgtaaaatttatgaaatatataaaaaatgtataaatttaaatttcttctaTAAAGGATTGTGAATGTGAATTTGCTTTTTGCGAGACTGTCCTGTATAAAGAAAACGTCCTACTTCAAATCTCATTAATCCCTCAACGATGGCTTGACCAATTGTTCCCAAATCAAAAATGCCAACTGTAGAGTCTCGTACATCCTGTCCCAGCAACCACTGTGGCGCGTAATCTGTCTCACCACTTTTAATGAGATTGTTATACATTTGTTAATACGCAATTCAGTTAATAAGTCTCTATTTACCTTTAAAACCAGTTAATAGAAACAgattatacattatacataaaatatgaattactATTTCATGCGACCCTCGCGGATGAATCTTGCTGCAGGTAACATTAAGAGCACGGCCATTTCTGCAACTGCAGCAGACATCACCATCGGTGTGTGACAAATTTTGATGCCTGTCCTTTTAATTTCCGGGACGTCCAAATGATCGTAACCGGCCGTCATCGTCGATACAACTTTTAAGTTCGGACCTGACAAATGTTGGAAAATTGATTCCGTTATTTATCGCTTATAAAATCTCATATGATATCAATAAATCCTCATTCTAAatgtttttctaaaatttagagatttttattttgaaagaatttaAACACGAGAAATAATAAgtctgtatatataaatattatataaaataccaaaaaatgtacaaaatgataaaaaaaataagaaaatgtttagCTTTCAAATGTAGAGAAGAAACGAAGTAGTAA
This genomic window from Linepithema humile isolate Giens D197 chromosome 5, Lhum_UNIL_v1.0, whole genome shotgun sequence contains:
- the LOC105675324 gene encoding glyoxylate reductase/hydroxypyruvate reductase-like isoform X1 codes for the protein MYNNLIRSSETDYGPQCLLGQDVRDSTVGIFGLGNIGQAIVKKLMGFEVGHFIYTGHSRKKAVLIYSTMSLSSLPRVLVTSNATAAAGIKLLQTKCNVLIIPAAVRIREQLLQAFPVQGPNLKVVSTMTAGYDHLDVPEIKRTGIKICHTPMVMSAAVAEMAVLLMLPAARFIREGRMKYGETDYAPQWLLGQDVRDSTVGIFDLGTIGQAIVEGLMRFEVGRFLYTGQSRKKQIHIHNPL
- the LOC105675324 gene encoding glyoxylate reductase/hydroxypyruvate reductase-like isoform X3, producing the protein MSLSSLPRVLVTSNATAAAGIKLLQTKCNVLIIPAAVRIREQLLQAFPVQGPNLKVVSTMTAGYDHLDVPEIKRTGIKICHTPMVMSAAVAEMAVLLMLPAARFIREGRMKYGETDYAPQWLLGQDVRDSTVGIFDLGTIGQAIVEGLMRFEVGRFLYTGQSRKKQIHIHNPL